Genomic DNA from Segatella copri:
TGTTTGAGTGGTTCCTTGCTGACGTGCAGAGTGAATTTCTCGCAAAACCGTTCGTTGTACAAAATTAGTTCTGAAGTGTTGAGGTTGATGCTGAAAATGTGCTGACTATTAATAATGTAGTTTCTGCCAACACGAGCGAAGAAGTGTGCCGTTTGCGCAAGTTGCTCTACTATTTTCTTCTCAAAGACCACAAGGTTGAACGAGAAGGTGTATTCATCGCCGTTGGTGAGTCGGAGATTGCAATAGCTTCCTTCCGAACAGACGTATGCTATCTGTTCGGAAGCCACTCTGAGCAAGAAGTTGGCATTTGATATGATGAGATATTCTTCCATACTGATAAGTTTGGTGCAAAGGTAAGCAAAATATTTAAAAAGTATGGCTGGAGGTAGCGTGTTTTTTGTG
This window encodes:
- a CDS encoding LytTR family DNA-binding domain-containing protein — translated: MEEYLIISNANFLLRVASEQIAYVCSEGSYCNLRLTNGDEYTFSFNLVVFEKKIVEQLAQTAHFFARVGRNYIINSQHIFSINLNTSELILYNERFCEKFTLHVSKEPLKQLKALLDNSIKS